In one Saimiri boliviensis isolate mSaiBol1 chromosome 19, mSaiBol1.pri, whole genome shotgun sequence genomic region, the following are encoded:
- the CRCT1 gene encoding cysteine-rich C-terminal protein 1, which produces MSSQQSAASAKGFSKGSSQGPAPCPAPAPTPAPASSSSCCGGGCCGSGSSGGCCGSGSTGCCCFPRRRRRQRGCCCCGGGSQRSQRSNQGSGCCSGC; this is translated from the coding sequence ATGTCGTCTCAGCAGAGCGCCGCTTCCGCCAAAGGCTTTTCCAAGGGGTCGTCCCAGGGCCCGGCTCCGTGCCCCGCCCCGGCGCCCACCCCGGcgcccgcctcctcctcctcctgctgcggCGGCGGCTGCTGCGGCTCCGGCTCCAGCGGCGGCTGCTGCGGCTCCGGCTCCACCGGCTGCTGCTGCTTCCCGAGGAGGCGCCGCCGGCAGcgcggctgctgctgctgcgggGGCGGCAGCCAGAGGTCCCAGCGCTCCAACCAGGGCTCCGGCTGCTGCTCCGGCTGCTGA